A window of Infirmifilum lucidum contains these coding sequences:
- a CDS encoding secondary thiamine-phosphate synthase enzyme YjbQ: MRVVTKILTFSTREKFELINITADVERTVSESGISNGICLVFAPHATGAIIANENERGLIKDILNHISSLFPPGREWLHNRIDDNAHAHVASSLIGTSLTLPVINGKLVRGTWQDVFFVEMDGPRTNRRVIVEVLGE; encoded by the coding sequence GTGAGAGTCGTAACGAAAATCCTCACATTCTCCACAAGGGAGAAGTTCGAGCTCATAAACATAACAGCCGACGTAGAAAGAACAGTCTCTGAAAGCGGTATATCTAACGGCATATGCCTGGTTTTCGCCCCTCATGCTACAGGAGCTATAATAGCGAACGAAAATGAAAGGGGATTAATTAAGGACATTCTCAACCACATATCCAGCCTGTTCCCGCCAGGGAGAGAGTGGCTACACAACAGAATTGACGATAACGCGCACGCTCACGTGGCATCCTCACTGATAGGTACTAGCCTCACCCTACCGGTCATAAACGGCAAGCTCGTGAGGGGGACGTGGCAAGATGTATTCTTCGTGGAGATGGACGGGCCGAGGACAAACCGCCGAGTGATAGTCGAGGTACTGGGAGAGTAG
- a CDS encoding polyprenyl synthetase family protein codes for MSNPVDLLVEYGKRVDPVMEKYLLRNTHPDFADAVLYPIRMGGKRVRPALTILSALAVGGKAEDAYPAAAAVELAHNYSLILDDIIDHSELRRGLPTVWKKYGLSTAILVAVHYRESISEALNDTRNPRVFHEEMARTIKLLTDGERLDILFEQSGREDEPYVVDRRYRRVTLSEYLEMVEKKTGVLIETACVFGGLSVEGVEVKTLDALREYGRNVGVAFQVSDDIIDIFGREEKTGKKVGGDIKEHKLGNIVILLALEELGDESILRRILTKSDVLWEEVSLAINEIKKTGAYNKAEEVRRKYTRNALAALERLPDTPYRRMLEDLAIFIEKREF; via the coding sequence ATGAGCAACCCCGTAGACCTACTTGTTGAGTATGGTAAGAGAGTTGACCCAGTAATGGAGAAGTATCTCTTGAGAAACACTCATCCCGACTTTGCAGATGCTGTACTATATCCTATTAGAATGGGCGGTAAGAGGGTTAGACCCGCTCTCACGATACTGTCAGCCCTCGCAGTTGGGGGTAAGGCCGAGGACGCCTACCCTGCAGCCGCGGCCGTCGAGCTAGCGCACAACTACTCATTGATTTTGGACGACATAATTGACCACAGCGAGTTACGCAGGGGCCTTCCCACTGTGTGGAAGAAGTACGGCCTCAGCACAGCCATCCTGGTTGCTGTTCACTACAGAGAGAGCATTTCTGAGGCCCTCAACGATACTAGGAACCCAAGAGTGTTCCACGAAGAAATGGCGCGTACTATTAAGTTGCTTACGGATGGGGAGCGATTAGACATATTATTTGAGCAGTCTGGGAGAGAAGACGAGCCCTATGTAGTGGATAGACGTTACAGAAGAGTCACCCTCAGCGAGTACCTTGAAATGGTAGAGAAGAAGACTGGAGTTCTCATCGAGACAGCTTGCGTGTTTGGAGGCCTATCCGTAGAGGGGGTTGAGGTCAAAACCCTGGACGCGCTGAGAGAGTATGGGAGGAACGTCGGTGTAGCCTTCCAGGTGAGCGACGACATAATAGATATCTTTGGGAGAGAGGAGAAGACGGGTAAGAAAGTTGGCGGCGATATAAAAGAGCACAAGCTGGGCAATATTGTTATTCTGTTGGCTCTTGAGGAACTTGGAGATGAGAGCATATTAAGGAGAATACTCACAAAGAGCGACGTATTATGGGAGGAAGTATCCCTAGCCATAAACGAAATCAAGAAGACAGGTGCGTACAACAAAGCTGAAGAAGTAAGGAGAAAGTATACCAGGAACGCCTTGGCTGCTCTTGAAAGGCTTCCAGACACCCCGTATAGGCGTATGCTCGAGGACTTAGCCATCTTCATTGAAAAACGTGAATTCTAG
- a CDS encoding isopentenyl phosphate kinase yields the protein MLAVIKLGGSVVTEKTRPYTLREDNINLFADKTRQLYNENIEVVIVHGGGSFGHPTAAKYSLGSSEFSRIKAYGFAETRYWMSYLNLKIIEELLSRGVPAISVQTSAIAQTRNRQLHRFNTEVVNAFLERMLVPVLYGDAVIDVTYGVAILSGDDIAAYLAQELRADVLVYLIGSGGVYDRPPGRPDARLLREIRPSGALPQTSESALDVTGGLRHKLSCAFSAARSGVRVAIGGLTYLREMVLGQDAPYTRVLPE from the coding sequence TTGCTGGCAGTAATAAAGCTTGGAGGTTCCGTCGTGACTGAGAAGACAAGACCGTACACTCTCCGCGAGGACAACATCAACTTGTTCGCCGACAAGACTCGACAGCTCTACAATGAGAATATTGAGGTGGTAATCGTCCACGGAGGCGGATCCTTTGGGCACCCCACAGCGGCGAAATACTCCCTGGGTAGTAGCGAGTTCTCGAGGATAAAAGCCTACGGCTTTGCAGAGACGAGGTACTGGATGAGCTACCTTAACTTGAAGATCATAGAGGAACTATTGAGCAGGGGTGTCCCAGCAATCTCTGTTCAAACATCAGCTATAGCACAGACAAGGAACCGTCAGCTCCACAGGTTTAACACTGAAGTAGTAAACGCGTTTCTTGAGAGAATGCTTGTGCCTGTACTCTACGGCGACGCAGTAATAGACGTTACTTATGGCGTGGCAATTCTCTCAGGAGACGACATAGCGGCGTATCTGGCTCAAGAGCTGAGGGCCGACGTCTTAGTCTACCTGATAGGATCCGGAGGAGTTTATGACCGCCCGCCTGGTAGACCTGATGCGAGACTCCTACGAGAGATACGTCCTAGCGGAGCCTTGCCTCAAACAAGCGAAAGCGCACTAGATGTAACGGGAGGGCTTCGACACAAGCTCAGTTGCGCATTTTCAGCCGCTAGAAGTGGCGTGAGGGTTGCTATAGGTGGCTTAACGTACCTAAGAGAAATGGTGCTAGGCCAAGACGCCCCGTATACCCGTGTATTACCTGAGTAA
- a CDS encoding RidA family protein, giving the protein MSRKVIFTPRAPKPIGPYSQAVEAGGFVFVSGQIPLNPQTGEVVEGGIKEQTKQVLENIKAILEASGLAMENVVYVSVFLRDLKLFSEFNEVYSQYFTKDPPARVTIQAADLPRGVLLEVSVIAYRG; this is encoded by the coding sequence ATGTCCAGGAAAGTAATATTCACGCCCAGGGCTCCTAAGCCAATAGGCCCCTACAGCCAAGCTGTAGAAGCTGGTGGCTTTGTTTTCGTCTCTGGCCAGATACCGCTGAACCCTCAAACAGGCGAAGTCGTTGAGGGCGGGATAAAGGAGCAGACAAAGCAGGTACTTGAGAACATAAAGGCGATCCTCGAGGCTTCAGGGCTTGCTATGGAGAATGTAGTCTATGTCTCAGTCTTCCTCAGAGACCTAAAGTTATTCAGCGAATTTAACGAGGTTTACTCTCAGTATTTTACCAAAGATCCTCCAGCGCGCGTCACTATACAGGCAGCTGACCTTCCTAGGGGAGTACTATTGGAGGTCTCAGTTATTGCTTACAGGGGCTGA
- a CDS encoding tRNA(Ile)(2)-agmatinylcytidine synthase, giving the protein MELHVGVDDVDSPDGYCTSYLGYLLTLELHKRGARLLDLPYLVRLNPNIPFKTRGNAAVSIHVDVSEDEVPEVIELVENLVMEHSEQHGKTSPGFAIAKGRVNSVLRELYNTALTSIVPRGYVEEIVKEGSAETIVTGGRKEKRGVIGALAAIGAYPLEDYTYELLVYRSPTLRGHKTSFSEDVILDIDRRYRPIIFATYDYSEERLLAVPRGPDPVLLGLRSVSVYALIEVLDKYLSPHAKEIGAEGFILYKSNQATNAHLRRRKQIADIRPYDSVVVSGVVWDEPVAVEGGHVKVRVCDGSGCINSMFYKETGRLNRAARLLRMGDEVEIGGGVVPRKGLTLNAEFLRVLSLKTAVNILNPPCPVCGARMESAGRNKGFKCSKCGYRSRHLQKIREELPRVLEPSLYVQSMRAYRHLTRPLEIQGLSSEPSPTFSPIAGTFY; this is encoded by the coding sequence ATGGAGCTCCACGTTGGAGTAGATGATGTAGATTCTCCGGATGGCTACTGTACATCGTACTTAGGTTACCTGCTAACACTCGAACTGCATAAGAGGGGTGCCCGACTATTAGACCTTCCGTATCTGGTGAGATTAAATCCGAATATTCCATTTAAGACCAGAGGGAACGCCGCGGTTTCTATCCACGTGGATGTCAGTGAAGATGAAGTACCGGAAGTCATTGAGCTCGTAGAGAATCTCGTGATGGAGCATTCAGAGCAACATGGCAAGACTTCGCCGGGTTTTGCAATCGCGAAGGGAAGGGTGAACAGCGTCCTGCGGGAGCTGTACAATACTGCTTTGACTAGTATAGTTCCTCGGGGTTATGTCGAAGAAATAGTTAAGGAGGGTAGTGCCGAGACTATAGTAACGGGTGGGAGGAAGGAAAAGAGAGGAGTTATAGGGGCTCTAGCCGCGATAGGCGCATACCCTCTTGAGGACTATACGTATGAACTCCTTGTATACAGAAGTCCTACACTCCGAGGCCACAAAACCAGCTTTAGCGAGGATGTTATTCTAGACATAGACAGGAGGTATAGGCCGATTATTTTCGCAACGTATGACTACTCTGAAGAACGGCTTCTGGCTGTTCCCCGCGGTCCTGACCCTGTTCTACTTGGGTTAAGGTCGGTCAGTGTATACGCGTTAATCGAAGTACTAGACAAGTACCTGAGTCCCCATGCCAAAGAAATAGGCGCGGAGGGGTTCATCCTCTACAAGAGTAACCAGGCCACAAACGCACACCTAAGGCGTAGGAAGCAGATAGCCGATATAAGGCCCTATGACTCGGTCGTTGTAAGTGGAGTCGTTTGGGATGAACCAGTGGCAGTAGAGGGGGGACATGTAAAGGTCAGAGTGTGCGACGGCAGTGGCTGTATTAACTCCATGTTCTACAAGGAGACGGGTAGGCTGAACAGAGCGGCGAGGCTCCTAAGAATGGGGGACGAGGTAGAAATTGGAGGTGGAGTTGTGCCGAGGAAGGGGTTAACACTAAATGCAGAATTCTTGCGCGTGCTCTCGCTTAAGACTGCTGTAAATATCCTTAACCCTCCCTGTCCAGTATGCGGGGCCCGGATGGAATCTGCGGGAAGGAACAAGGGGTTTAAGTGCTCCAAATGCGGATACCGCAGTAGGCACCTCCAGAAAATCCGGGAGGAATTACCAAGAGTACTGGAACCCAGTTTATACGTCCAGAGCATGAGAGCATATAGGCATCTGACCCGGCCTCTAGAGATCCAGGGTTTAAGTTCAGAACCTAGCCCTACCTTCTCCCCGATCGCTGGGACTTTCTACTAG
- a CDS encoding PfkB family carbohydrate kinase has translation MEVFLIGHLVVDILVVRGGIRRNLGGTVTYGAMAALRHRARPHIVSKIGMDFPDEYLLFLSRSGVDTTYVSVSKDLPTTKFKLVYEDSERALYLLSRCEDILTSDVPLEKIRGSVAIIGALIGEVAPSVVQEISDRAALVVSDLQGYVRRAGPDRKVYLTPSREAPLIISLSNIVHAEISEAKALFGEAPPERLAKKIVETGAAIALVTLGAEGGYVATSEKLYFVPPAEADRVVDRTGAGDVFTTVFAIEYQRSGDIKEAASYATAAVSYLIEKPGIDGLRNRWELAQRAEKVLENIREI, from the coding sequence ATGGAGGTATTCTTGATCGGGCACTTAGTTGTAGACATACTGGTGGTGCGTGGGGGCATCAGGAGAAATCTTGGCGGCACAGTAACCTACGGTGCTATGGCAGCGCTCAGGCATAGAGCCAGACCCCACATTGTGTCGAAGATAGGGATGGATTTCCCGGATGAGTACCTGCTCTTTCTCTCGAGGAGCGGCGTCGATACGACTTATGTCTCGGTGTCTAAGGATCTCCCCACGACGAAGTTCAAACTCGTCTACGAGGACTCGGAGAGAGCGCTGTACTTACTGTCGAGGTGCGAAGACATTCTTACCAGTGATGTCCCCCTCGAGAAAATAAGGGGGTCTGTAGCGATAATTGGTGCGCTTATCGGGGAAGTAGCCCCAAGCGTGGTTCAGGAGATATCCGACCGTGCTGCGCTTGTCGTAAGTGACCTCCAGGGGTATGTTAGGCGTGCTGGCCCAGATAGGAAGGTATACCTTACCCCCTCTAGGGAAGCTCCCTTAATAATATCCCTCTCAAACATTGTCCATGCGGAGATCAGCGAAGCTAAGGCACTCTTCGGAGAAGCCCCTCCGGAGAGGCTCGCGAAGAAGATCGTTGAAACTGGTGCTGCTATTGCACTGGTTACACTGGGTGCTGAGGGTGGCTACGTAGCTACGAGCGAGAAGCTTTACTTCGTGCCTCCTGCCGAGGCTGACCGGGTCGTAGACAGGACTGGCGCTGGAGACGTGTTTACTACTGTCTTCGCCATCGAGTACCAGCGCTCGGGAGACATAAAGGAGGCGGCAAGTTATGCAACCGCAGCAGTGTCGTACTTGATTGAAAAGCCTGGTATCGATGGCCTCAGGAATAGGTGGGAGCTCGCCCAGAGGGCAGAAAAGGTCTTAGAAAATATAAGAGAAATTTGA
- the ilvA gene encoding threonine ammonia-lyase — protein MKSLVDEISLRIKEAREMLSTVIHRTPLLHSRTLSDLTKAEVYLKLENLQKTGAFKVRGAYYKISKLKKLENVSHVVAASSGNHAQGVAYSALLLSVEATIFMPRHTPFYKVNATRSYGAQVILHGDTYDDAYMKAMEFAESKKVPFIHPFDDIDIIAGQGTIGVEIFEDAPNLDIVIVPVGGGGLISGIAVALKKLNERIKVIGVQPSGAPAMFFSYKQGRVVETPSVWSIADGVIVKRPGETTLKIMEETVDDMVLVDDKDIARAVFILLERAKTVAEPAGALSVAALLSGAVEAKGKRVAAVVSGGNVDPSMLSRIINQVLFIEGRQVKIKGLLPDRPGQLKRVVDVIAELGLNIISIDHERVNPLVAPGMAQVTLGLEVPSRESVNLLLIKLKDLGLNFEEVT, from the coding sequence ATGAAGTCGCTAGTAGACGAAATTAGTCTGAGGATAAAAGAGGCGCGCGAAATGCTCAGTACAGTAATTCACCGGACGCCCCTCCTTCATAGCAGAACACTGAGCGACCTTACAAAGGCAGAAGTCTACCTCAAGCTCGAAAACTTACAGAAGACCGGAGCCTTCAAGGTTAGGGGGGCATATTACAAGATAAGCAAGCTGAAGAAACTCGAGAATGTCTCACACGTAGTAGCTGCTAGCTCCGGAAACCACGCTCAAGGCGTCGCGTACTCCGCATTGCTCCTCAGCGTTGAGGCAACAATATTCATGCCCCGCCACACACCCTTCTATAAGGTTAACGCCACGCGTAGCTATGGCGCACAAGTCATCCTTCACGGAGATACCTACGATGACGCCTACATGAAGGCCATGGAATTCGCAGAGTCTAAAAAAGTGCCATTCATACACCCCTTCGACGACATAGACATTATAGCCGGACAGGGGACGATAGGCGTCGAGATCTTTGAAGATGCTCCGAACCTAGACATCGTCATAGTTCCAGTTGGTGGAGGAGGGCTTATATCGGGTATAGCTGTGGCGCTAAAAAAACTCAACGAGAGGATTAAGGTTATTGGCGTACAGCCTTCAGGGGCACCGGCAATGTTTTTCTCCTATAAACAGGGGAGAGTCGTAGAAACGCCCAGCGTGTGGAGTATAGCCGACGGAGTCATCGTAAAGAGACCCGGGGAAACCACACTCAAGATTATGGAGGAGACTGTGGACGACATGGTTTTAGTCGATGACAAAGACATCGCCAGGGCAGTGTTTATCCTGTTGGAGAGAGCGAAGACCGTCGCAGAGCCGGCTGGGGCTCTATCCGTCGCTGCCCTGCTCTCTGGCGCAGTAGAGGCGAAGGGTAAGCGCGTTGCCGCCGTAGTTTCAGGCGGGAACGTTGACCCGTCAATGCTCTCCAGGATAATAAACCAGGTGTTATTTATTGAAGGTAGGCAGGTCAAGATTAAGGGCTTGCTACCAGACAGGCCAGGACAGCTGAAGAGGGTTGTTGATGTAATTGCAGAACTCGGTTTAAATATCATATCCATTGACCATGAGCGTGTCAACCCGCTCGTTGCGCCAGGTATGGCTCAGGTAACCCTGGGCCTAGAGGTTCCCTCCCGCGAATCTGTAAACCTCCTTTTAATAAAGTTAAAAGACCTCGGGTTAAATTTCGAAGAGGTGACGTGA
- a CDS encoding tRNA (N(6)-L-threonylcarbamoyladenosine(37)-C(2))-methylthiotransferase, whose translation MRVYIETYGCWLNKGESEVMKTLLLHAGHEVVDSLENADAVIVNTCAVRGDTEVKIFRRLRELEESRKKRGFRIVVTGCLVNVRPKSILQVTPEASLVEPDALERIVEVVQSDKQLFMLRSYPRARKTLPEYWGGVTYVLPIQSGCLGSCSFCIEWVTRGVGVKSYPPEVIVNAVKDAVRRGAKEVYLVGQDLAAYGYDLGTNLTALINMVLEEVDGEYRLRIGMMEPMLLSTQIEKLLVTMADGRVYKYFHIPVQAGDDRVLKAMNRKYTVAEYKSLIQKIRSSGFSSSIATDIIVGFPGEDEEAFRNTLRLIEEVKFDKVHVARYTLRPFTKGYLMKSIPEPVKKERSKIASELSLRVAYEINKKYVGGVFDVLVNSVSPKMDFVGRTIEYKPVIFKGYNLELGKIVKARVKGATPLALVGEVID comes from the coding sequence GTGAGGGTATACATTGAGACCTATGGGTGCTGGCTTAACAAAGGGGAGAGTGAGGTGATGAAAACCCTGCTTTTACATGCCGGTCACGAGGTCGTAGACTCATTAGAGAATGCAGATGCGGTAATAGTAAATACATGTGCCGTCAGAGGAGACACGGAAGTCAAGATCTTTAGACGGCTCAGGGAATTAGAGGAATCAAGGAAGAAAAGAGGGTTCAGAATAGTTGTTACAGGCTGCCTTGTAAATGTTCGCCCGAAGTCCATATTGCAAGTTACGCCAGAAGCAAGTCTAGTGGAGCCTGATGCTCTTGAAAGAATAGTTGAAGTCGTTCAGAGTGACAAGCAGTTGTTTATGCTCAGGAGTTACCCTCGTGCCAGGAAAACCCTCCCGGAGTACTGGGGAGGTGTAACCTATGTTTTACCGATTCAGTCCGGATGCTTGGGCTCGTGCTCGTTCTGCATTGAGTGGGTTACTCGAGGAGTAGGGGTAAAGAGCTACCCGCCGGAAGTAATAGTTAATGCAGTGAAAGATGCTGTAAGGAGGGGAGCTAAGGAGGTGTACCTCGTAGGGCAGGACTTGGCGGCATATGGCTACGACCTCGGGACGAATCTTACAGCTCTCATAAATATGGTACTTGAAGAAGTTGACGGCGAGTACAGGCTCAGGATAGGCATGATGGAGCCCATGCTACTCTCTACTCAGATTGAAAAATTATTAGTGACTATGGCTGATGGTCGCGTCTACAAATACTTCCACATACCTGTGCAGGCCGGAGACGACCGCGTATTAAAGGCTATGAACCGCAAGTACACAGTTGCCGAGTACAAGTCATTAATCCAGAAGATACGCTCTTCTGGGTTTTCCTCGAGCATAGCGACAGACATAATAGTTGGTTTTCCGGGCGAGGACGAGGAAGCTTTCAGGAACACGCTAAGGCTAATAGAGGAGGTTAAATTCGACAAAGTTCATGTAGCTAGATACACTCTGAGGCCATTCACAAAAGGGTATCTCATGAAAAGTATTCCAGAGCCCGTGAAGAAGGAGAGAAGTAAAATTGCCTCAGAACTGTCACTACGGGTGGCCTACGAGATCAACAAAAAATACGTCGGAGGGGTCTTTGACGTTTTAGTAAACTCTGTTTCGCCTAAGATGGATTTTGTGGGTAGGACAATAGAGTACAAACCAGTGATCTTTAAGGGCTACAATCTCGAGCTGGGCAAAATCGTGAAAGCGAGAGTAAAGGGCGCTACACCTCTAGCACTTGTGGGAGAGGTCATCGACTAG
- a CDS encoding elongation factor EF-2 — protein sequence MVRYKQVSDIVKIMRNVEQVRNIGTLAHVDHGKTTTSDSLLMGAGILSPKVAGQALALDYVEIEQLRQMTVKAANVSLYHEWQGKPYVINLVDTPGHVDFTGHVTRSLRMMDGGIVVVDAVEGIMTQTETVVRQALQEYVRPLLYINKVDRLIKELRLEPREIQQRFVEIVKEFNGLIELYADKEFRDKWKVDFAKGQVAFGSALHKWGLTVPLAMEKGVKFDYIIDAYIHDNKEQLAQEFPLYVALLDMVVEHVPNPREAQRYRVPKLWRGDLNSEIGKAMLECNPDGPTVVAVSKITIDPHAGHVATGRVFSGTVTEGQEVYLVNAKDGARVLQVGLYMGPYREKTEQISAGNIVAMLGLEKARAGETVVDAKYKDVIVPFEHLTYVAEPVVTIALEPKKSSDLPKLVDALRKLAIEDPTLKVYINQETGEYLLSGVGTLHLEITLWELKQRTGLEIVTSSPIVRYRETIRERGQVFEGKSPNKHNKLYFYAEPLNEETIKLLQEGKVYADQDWRERASTLREYAGWDTDEARNIWDIDENFNIIVNKTSGVQYLREVKDTIIQGFRWTMEAGPLAQEPVRGVKVVLVDAILHEDPAHRGPAQIMPATKNSIMATLLSAKPTLLEPILKVDVKVPTTHVSGVLTVLNRHRGKILSMEERGLIMRVLAELPVAESFNIADELREATQGRAFFAYEFYRWAPVPASQLEEIALAIRERKGLSKRLPRIEDFLES from the coding sequence ATGGTTCGCTACAAACAGGTCTCAGATATAGTCAAAATAATGAGAAATGTTGAGCAAGTTAGAAATATCGGTACACTGGCACACGTTGACCACGGGAAGACAACAACCTCAGATTCACTACTGATGGGAGCAGGGATTCTAAGCCCTAAGGTCGCAGGACAGGCACTAGCCCTAGACTATGTTGAGATCGAGCAACTTAGGCAGATGACTGTGAAAGCAGCTAACGTCTCGCTCTATCACGAGTGGCAGGGCAAGCCCTATGTCATCAACCTGGTAGACACCCCGGGACACGTGGACTTTACGGGCCACGTCACCAGGAGTCTGAGGATGATGGACGGAGGCATCGTCGTTGTTGACGCTGTAGAGGGCATAATGACTCAAACTGAGACCGTCGTAAGGCAGGCTCTACAGGAATACGTGAGGCCACTACTCTACATTAATAAGGTGGACAGGCTCATAAAGGAGCTTAGGTTAGAGCCGAGGGAAATCCAGCAGCGCTTTGTCGAGATAGTGAAGGAATTCAATGGTTTAATCGAGCTTTACGCCGACAAGGAGTTTAGAGACAAGTGGAAAGTGGATTTCGCTAAAGGACAGGTCGCATTCGGTAGCGCGCTACATAAGTGGGGACTCACAGTGCCTCTCGCTATGGAGAAGGGAGTAAAGTTCGACTACATAATTGATGCTTACATACATGACAACAAAGAACAACTTGCCCAGGAGTTCCCCCTCTACGTGGCTCTGCTAGATATGGTAGTAGAGCATGTACCAAACCCCAGAGAGGCTCAGCGCTACAGAGTGCCTAAGCTATGGCGTGGAGACTTAAACAGTGAGATAGGCAAGGCCATGCTGGAGTGCAATCCTGACGGGCCGACGGTTGTGGCTGTAAGCAAGATAACAATCGACCCCCACGCAGGACACGTTGCAACGGGCAGGGTTTTCAGCGGTACTGTAACTGAAGGGCAAGAAGTATACCTCGTGAATGCCAAAGATGGTGCCAGGGTTCTACAGGTAGGTCTGTACATGGGACCGTATCGTGAAAAAACTGAGCAGATATCTGCTGGAAACATTGTTGCTATGCTCGGACTAGAAAAAGCTAGAGCCGGTGAGACCGTTGTTGACGCGAAATATAAAGATGTAATAGTTCCATTTGAGCACCTCACCTATGTTGCCGAACCTGTTGTCACAATAGCTCTCGAACCCAAGAAGAGCAGCGACCTGCCAAAACTTGTCGACGCTCTAAGGAAGTTAGCAATTGAAGACCCAACCCTTAAGGTCTACATAAATCAGGAGACGGGCGAGTACCTTCTGAGCGGTGTCGGAACACTACACCTCGAGATTACTCTGTGGGAACTTAAGCAGAGAACAGGCCTGGAGATCGTAACATCGTCTCCAATAGTGCGTTATAGGGAGACGATACGGGAAAGAGGTCAGGTATTTGAAGGCAAGTCGCCTAACAAGCATAACAAGCTTTACTTCTACGCTGAGCCCCTCAACGAAGAGACTATAAAGCTTCTCCAGGAAGGCAAGGTTTACGCCGACCAGGATTGGCGCGAGAGAGCTTCCACCCTGAGGGAATACGCGGGGTGGGACACGGACGAGGCAAGGAATATCTGGGATATAGATGAGAACTTTAACATTATAGTTAACAAGACTAGCGGTGTACAGTATCTGAGGGAGGTCAAAGATACCATAATTCAGGGCTTTAGATGGACTATGGAGGCAGGCCCTCTAGCACAGGAACCCGTGAGAGGCGTGAAGGTCGTACTAGTAGATGCCATCCTCCACGAGGATCCTGCCCACAGAGGCCCGGCACAGATAATGCCTGCAACTAAGAATAGCATTATGGCTACGCTGCTCTCGGCCAAACCAACGCTCCTAGAGCCCATATTGAAGGTGGACGTTAAAGTTCCAACAACTCATGTTAGCGGAGTCCTAACAGTTCTAAACAGACACAGGGGTAAAATTCTGAGCATGGAGGAGAGAGGGCTGATAATGCGCGTACTTGCTGAATTACCCGTAGCTGAGAGCTTCAACATAGCAGACGAGCTCCGCGAAGCCACACAAGGCAGAGCTTTCTTCGCTTACGAGTTCTATCGCTGGGCTCCAGTACCCGCATCCCAACTAGAGGAAATAGCTCTAGCTATAAGGGAGCGGAAAGGGTTGTCAAAGAGACTTCCCAGAATAGAGGACTTCCTGGAGTCCTAG
- a CDS encoding 50S ribosomal protein L6 gives MVKVFHVEERVKIPDGVKVSIDRKKVSVEGPLGRVERDFSYAKRIELSIEDNSVKVETYLANKREYSLVKTIASHINNMITGVTKGFRYKMKIVYAHFPMTLKVDKDKVIIENFLGERGKRYAEILPGVKVRVEKDDVVVEGVDKEAVAQTAANIYHATRLTGDRRPSPHGREGTGPGILDGIYLYAVEHLKE, from the coding sequence ATGGTTAAGGTGTTTCACGTTGAAGAGAGAGTTAAGATTCCCGATGGCGTTAAGGTAAGCATCGATAGAAAGAAAGTTAGCGTTGAAGGGCCGTTGGGCAGGGTTGAGCGAGACTTCAGCTATGCAAAGAGAATAGAGTTGTCCATCGAGGACAATTCTGTCAAAGTGGAAACGTACTTGGCGAACAAGCGGGAGTACTCGCTGGTGAAAACCATAGCGTCTCATATTAATAACATGATTACTGGCGTGACGAAGGGATTTAGGTATAAGATGAAGATTGTTTACGCTCACTTTCCGATGACTCTTAAGGTTGATAAGGATAAAGTTATCATTGAGAACTTCTTGGGGGAGAGGGGCAAGAGATATGCAGAGATCCTGCCGGGCGTCAAAGTAAGAGTTGAGAAGGACGACGTAGTGGTTGAAGGCGTAGACAAAGAAGCTGTTGCCCAGACCGCTGCTAACATTTACCACGCAACGCGTCTTACTGGGGACAGGAGGCCTAGCCCTCACGGGCGTGAAGGTACGGGTCCAGGTATTCTCGATGGTATATACCTCTATGCCGTCGAACATTTGAAGGAATAG